From the genome of Salvelinus namaycush isolate Seneca unplaced genomic scaffold, SaNama_1.0 Scaffold2845, whole genome shotgun sequence:
CAGATGACCAGATAAAGTGATGAAATAGAGAAGCTCCTTTAAGACCACACTCTGTTCCATGAGAGTAAACTGTGTGCCAAATCTAtacagtgtacaaaatattaggaacaccttcctaatattgagttttgcacccccttttgccctcagaacagcctcaattcattgagctagctagttacctcaccgccctcccctcccctctccccagctagctagttacctcactgccctctcctctcaccagctagctagttacctcaccgccctctcctctcaccagctagctagttacctcaccgccctcccctctcaccagctagctagttacctcaccaccctctcctctcaccagctagctagttacctcaccgccctctcctctcaccagctagctagttacctcactgccctctcctctcaccagctagctagttacctcacctccctctcctctcaccagctagctagttacctcaccgccctctcctctcgccagctagctagttacctcactgccccctcctctcaccagctagctagtttcctcaccgccctctcctctcaccagctagctagttacctcaccgccctctcctctcaccagctagCGAGTTACCTCACCGCCCTCGCCTctcaccagctagctagttacctcaccgccctctcctctcaccagctagctagttacctcaccgccctctcctctcaccagctagctagttacctcaccgccctctcctctcaccagctagctagttacctcaccgccctctcctctcaccagctagctagttacctcactgccctctcctctcaccagctagctagttacctcaccgccctctcctctcgccagctagctagttacctcacctccctctcctctcaccagctagctagttacctcacctccctctcctctcctcagctagctagttacctcactgccctctcctctcaccagctagctagttacctcactGCCCTCTcctcagctagctagttacctcactgccctctcctctcaccagctagctagttacctcaccgccctctcctctcaccagctagctagttacctcaccgccctctcctctcgccagctagctagttacctcaccgccctctcctctcaccagctagCGAGTTACCTCACTGCCCTCGCCTctcaccagctagctagttacctcaccgccctctcctctcaccagctagctagttacctcaccgccctctcctctcaccagctagctagttacctcaccgccctctcctctcaccagctagctagttacctcaccgccctctcctctcaccagctagctagttacctcaccgccctctcctctcaccagctagctagttacctcaccgccctctcctctcaccagctagctagttacctcaccgccctctcctctcaccagctagctagttacctcactgccctctcctctcaccagctagctagttacctcactgccctctcctctcgccagctagctagttacctcacctccctctcctctcaccagctagctagttacctcacctccctctcctctcctcagctagctagttacctcactgccctctcctctcaccagctagctagttacctcactgccctctcctctcctcagctagctagttacctcactgccctctcctctcaccagctagctagttacctcaccgccctctcctctcaccagctagctagttacctcaccgccctctcctctcgccagctagctagttacctcaccgccctctcctctcaccagctagctagttacctcactgccctctcctctcctcagctagctagttacctcactgccctctcctctcaccagctagctagttacctcaccgccctctcctctcaccagctagctagttacctcaccgccctctcctctcgccagctagctagttacctcactGCCCTCGCCTctcaccagctagctagttacctcaccgccctctcctctcaccagctagctagttacctcaccgccctctcctctcaccagctagctagttacctcaccgccctctcctctcaccagctagctagttacctcaccgccctctcctctcaccagctagctagttacctcaccaccctctcctctcaccagctagctagttacctcaccgccctctcctctcaccagctagctagttacctcaccgccctctcctctcaccagctagccagctagttacctcaccgccttctcctctcaccagctagctagttacctcactgccccctcctctcaccagctagctagttacctcaccgccctctcctctcaccagctagctagttatctcACCACCCTCTCCTttcaccagctagctagttacctcacctccctctcctctccccagctagctagttacctcactgccccctcctctcaccagctagctagttacctcaccgccctctcctctcaccagctagctagttacctcaccaccctctcaccagctagctagttaccacCAGGGTTAACTACACAGACGTTTCAGCTGTACATCCTTATTGAGTGTTCACTTAGCCAATGATTCTCCCAGGTGTGTCTAGGTCTCGGAGGTGTCTTGTGACCTATTTCAGCTAGTAGTGTAATTGGGTGGGAGAAATAGGATGCTCCAGTTGGTTGTTGCAGGGCCAAGGGGAGACGAGGGAAGAATTAAGTCACTGAGTGGCTgtgtcctttctctccctccctcaataAATGGCTAACAATGTAtgtgtcctctctgtgtgtgtgtgtgtcctttctctgtgtgtgtgtcctttctctgtgtgtgtgtttgtgtgtgtgtgtgtccttttctctgtgtgtgtcgtttctctgtgtgtgtctgtgtgtgtccttttctctgtgtgtgtgtgtgtgtcctttctctctgtgtgtgtgtgtgtgtgtgtgtgtcctttctctgtgtgtgtcgtttctctgtatgtgtgtgtcctttctctctctgtgtgtgtgtgtgcgtgtgtgtgtgtgtgtgtgtgtgtgtgtgtgtgtgtgtgtgtgtgtgtgtgtgtgtgtgtgtgtgtgtcctttctctctctctctctatgtgtgtgtgtgtgtgtcctatctgtgtgtgtgtgtgtgtggtctctctACAGAGCTAGAGGAGGAGTCTCCCATAATCAACTGGTCCTTGGAGCTGGGTACCAGGCTGGACAGCAGACTGTATGCCCTATGGAACCGTACACAGGGAGACTGCCTGTTAGACTCAGTACTGCAGGCTACCTGGGGGATATACGACAAGGACTCTGTCCTCCGCAAGACCCTCCACGACAGCCTGCATGACTGCTCTCACTGGTAAGAAACACACggatatggacacacacacacacacacacacacacacacacacacacacacacacacacacacacacacacacacacacacacacacactttcctctGCAAAGATTTCCAGGACAGACTGCACGACTGCTCTCACTGGTAAGAAacacacggatacacacacacacacacacacacacacacacacacacacacacacacacacacacacacacacacacacacacacacacacacacactttcctctGCAAAGATTTCCAGGACAGACTGCACGACTGCTCTCACtgttgagaaacacacacactgtggccATCTCTGGCCCCCTATCCACACACTGGAATAGAGCTTGTTTTgagatgtttgttctgtgttgcaggttctacacacggtggaaggagtggtaatgagatgtttgttctgtgttccaggttctacacacggtggaaggagtggtagtcgtggtaatgagatgtgtgttctgtgttccaggttctacacacggtggaaggagtgggagtcgtggtaatgagatgtttgttctgtgttccaggttctacacacggtggaaggagtggtaatgagatgtttgttctgtgttccaggttctacacacggtggaaggagtgggagtcatggtaatgagatgtttgttctgtgttccaggttctacacacggtggaaggagtgggagtcatggtaatgagatgtttgttctgtgttccaggttctacacacggtggaaggagtggtaatgagatgtttgttctgtgttccaggttctacacacggtggaaggagtggtaatgagatgtttgttctgtgttgcaggttctacacacggtggaaggagtggtaatgagatgtgtgttctgtgttccaggttctacacacggtggaaggagtgggagtcgtggtaatgagatgtttgttctgtgtcccaggttctacacacggtggaaggagtggtaatgagatgtgtgttctgtgttccaggttctacacacggtggaaggagtgggagtcgtggtaatgagatgtttgttctgtgtcccaggttctacacacggtggaaggagtggtaatgagatgtgtgttctgtgttccaggttctacacacggtggaaggagtgggagtcgtggtaatgagatgtttgttctgtgtcccaggttctacacacggtggaaggagtggtaatgagatgtgtgttctgtgttccaggttctacacacggtggaaggagtgggagtcgtggtaatgagatgtgtgttctgtgttccaggttctacacacggtggaaggagtggtagtcgtggtaatgagatgtgtgttctgtgttccaggttctacacacggtggaaggagtggtagtcgtggtaatgagatgtttgttctgtgttgcaggttctacacacggtggaaggagtggtaatgagatgtttgttctgtgttgcaggttctacacacggtggaaggagtggtaatgagatgtttgttctgtgttccaggttctacacacggtggaaggagtggtaatgagatgtttgttctgtgttccaggttctacacacggtgggagtcgtggtaatgagatgtttgttctgtgttccaggttctacacacggtggaaggagtgggagtcgtggtaatgagatgtttgttctgtgttccaggttctacacacggtggaaggagtggtaatgagatgtgtgttctgtgttccaggttctacacacggtggaaggagtggtagtcgtggtaatgagatgtttgttctgtgttccaggttctacacacggtggtagtcgtggtaatgagatgtgtgttctgtgttccaggttctacacacggtggaaggagtgggagttgtggtaatgagatgtttgttctgtgttccaggttctacacacggtgggagtcgtggtaatgagatgtttgttctgtgttccaggttctacacacggtggaaggagtgggagtcgtggtaatgagatgtttgttctgtgttccaggttctacacacggtggaaggagtggtaatgagatgtttgttctgtgttgcaggttctacacacggtggaaggagtggtaatgagatgtgtgttctgtgttccaggttctacacacggtggaaggagtgggagtcgtggtaatgagatgtttgttctgtgtcccaggttctacacacggtggaaggagtggtaatgagatgtttgttctgtgttgcaggttctacacacggtggaaggagtgggagttgtggtaatgagatgtttgttctgtgttccaggttctacacacggtggaaggagtggtaatgagatgtgtgttctgtgttccaggttctacacacggtggaaggagtgggagtcgtggtaatgagatgtttgttctgtgtcccaggttctacacacggtggaaggagtggtaatgagatgtgtgttctgtgttccaggttctacacacggtggaaggagtgggagtcgtggtaatgagatgtttgttctgtgtcccaggttctacacacggtggaaggagtggtaatgagatgtgtgttctgtgttccaggttctacacacggtggaaggagtgggagtcgtggtaatgagatgtttgttctgtgttccaggttctacacacggtggaaggagtggtaatgagatgtgtgttctgtgttccaggttctacacacggtggaaggagtgggagtcgtggtaatgagatgtttgttctgtgtcccaggttctacacacggtggaaggagtggtaatgagatgtgtgttctctgttccaggttctacacacggtggaaggagtgggagtcgtggtaatgagatgtgtgttctgtgttccaggttctacacacggtggaaggagtggtagtcgtggtaatgagatgtgtgttctgtgttccaggttctacacacggtggaaggagtggtaatgagatgtttgttctgtgttccaggttctacacacggtggaaggagtggtaatgagatgtttgttctgtgttgcaggttctacacacggtggaaggagtggtaatgagatgtttgttctgtgttccaggttctacacacggtggaaggagtggtaatgagatgtttgttctgtgttccaggttctacacacggtggaaggagtggtaatgagatgtttgttctgtgttccaggttctacacacggtgggagtcgtggtaatgagatgtttgttctgtgttccaggttctacacacggtggaaggagtgggagtcgtggtaatgagatgtttgttctgtgttccaggttctacacacggtggaaggagtggtaatgagatgtgtgttctgtgttccaggttctacacacggtggaaggagtggtagtcgtggtaatgagatgtttgttctgtgttccaggttctacacacggtggtagtcgtggtaatgagatgtgtgttctgtgttccaggttctacacacggtggaaggagtgggagttgtggtaatgagatgtttgttctgtgttccaggttctacacacggtgggagtcgtggtaatgagatgtttgttctgtgttccaggttctacacacggtggaaggagtggtaatgagatgtttgttctgtgttccaggttctacacacggtggaaggagtggtaatgagatgtttgttctgtgttccaggttctacacacggtggaaggagtggtaatgagatgtttgttctgtgttccaggttctacacacggtgggagtcgtggtaatgagatgtttgttctgtgttccaggttctacacacggtggaaggagtggtaatgagatgtttgttctgtgttccaggttctacacacggtgggagtcgtggtaatgagatgtttgttctgtgttccaggttctacacacggtggaaggagtgggagtcgtggtaatgagatgtttgttctgtgttccaggttctacacacggtggaaggagtggtaatgagatgtgtgttctgtgttccaggttctacacacggtggGAGTCATGATAATGagatgtgtgttctgtgttccaggttctacacacggtggaaggagtgggagtcatggtaatgagatgtttgttctgtgttccaggttctacacacggtgggagtcgtggtaatgagatgtgtgttctgtgttccaggttctacacacggtgggagtcgtggtaatgagatgtttgttctgtgttccaggttctacacacggtggGAGGAGTGGGAGTCATGGTAATgagatgtttgttctgtgttccaggttctacacacggtggaaggagtggtaatgagatgtgtgttctgtgttccaggttctacacacggtgggagtcgtggtaatgagatgtgtgttctgtgttccaggttctacacacggtggaaggAGTGGGAGTCGTGGTAATGggatgtgtgttctgtgttccaggttctacacacggtggaaggAGTGGGAGTCGTGGTAATGggatgtgtgttctgtgttccaggttctacacacggtggaaggagtgggagtcgtggtaatgagatgtttgttctgtgttccaggttctacacacggtggaaggagtggtaatgagatgtttgttctgtgttccaggttctacacacggtggaaggAGTGGGAGTCGTGGTACTCTCAGAGCTTTGGTCTCCACTTCTCCCTCCGAGAGGAACAGTGGCAGGAGGACTGGGCCTTCATACTCTCTCTGGCcagccaggtaacacacacacacacacacacacacacacacacacacacacacacacacacacacacacacacacacacaccagcctctCTATCACCTTTTGTATTATAAAATGAAATATTATTATTTGATGTACTTTGTTTATCTGATCAGAGTTATACAATATGCTGCTGTCACTATCATGACCAAATCTTAACCAAATCATAACCAAATCGTGACCAAATCATGACCAAATCGTAACCAAATCATAACCAAATCATAACCAAATCGTGACCAAATCATGACCAAATCGTAACCAAATCATAACCAAATCATGACCAAATCATAACCAAATCATGACCAAATCATAACCAAATCATGACCAAATCATAACCAAATCATAACCAAATCGTGACCAAATCATGACCAAATCGTAACCAAATCATAACCAAATCATGACCAAATCATAACCAAATCATGACCAAATCATAACCAAATCATGACCAAATCATGACCAAATCATAACCAAATCATAACCAAATCATAACCAAATCATAACCAAATCATGACCAAATCATAACCAAATCATGACCAAATCATGCGAAAGTATCTCAAATTGATTTACATGCTAATGTcagtcccatgacttgaatgggatttgtgccaccaATGCTAAAACATTAGCATGTGTAAAAAGTGCCAAGGAAAGTAAACCAGAGCacggattgctgtcataccttgcccATAGACCGCTGTCATACCTTGCCCACAGACCGCTGTCATACCTTGCCCACAGACCGCTGTCATACCTTGCCCACAGACCGCTGTCATACCTTGCCCACAGACCGCTGTCATACCTTGCCCACAGACCGCTGTCATACCTTGCCCACAGACCGCTGTCATACCTTGCCCACAGAccgctgtcataccttgtccacaGACCGCTGTCATACCTTGCCCACAGACCGCTGTCATACCTTGCCCACAGAccgctgtcataccttgtccacaGACCGCTGTCATACCTTGCCCACAGACCGCTGACAGGATCAGGAAACCAATGTAATTTGGGTAGACTATCCCTTTAAGCCTTCCATTGTGAGGAGACTAAAGTATTGTAGTATATTGAATATCTCCTAATCACCAatctcatctgtctgtctgttttcctgtctgtctgcctttctgtctgtctgtcttttcctGGCTGTCTGTTTTCCTGTCTGTTTtcttgtctgcctgtctggcttcctgtctgtctgtctgttttcctgtctgcctacctgtctgtctgtctgcctgtctgtctgttttcctgtCTGTtttcctgtctgcctgtctgtgtgtctgtctgtctgtctgttttcctctctgtctgtctgttttcatgtctgcctgtctgtctcttttcctgcctgtctgtctgttttcctgtctgcctgtctgttttcctgtttgcctgtctgtctgcctgtctgtctgtctgttttccccACAGCCTGGTGCCAGCCTGGAACAGACTCACATCTTTGTTCTAGCGCACATTCTTCGTCGACCAATCATCGTGTACGGAGTGAAGTATTACAAGAGTTTCCGCGGAGAAACGTTaggctacactcgtttccaaggtgagtggagtGGAGAAACATTAggttacactcgtttccaaggtgagcggagtggagaaacgttaggttacactcgtttccaaggtgagtggagaaacgttaggctacactcgtttccaaggtgagtggagtggagaaacgttaggctacactcgtttccaaggtgagtggagaaacgttaggctacactcgtttccaaggtgagtggagaaacgttaggctacactcgtttccaaggtgagtggagaaacgttaggttacactcgtttccaaggtgagtggagtggagaaacgttaggttacactcgtttccaaggtgagtggagaaacgttaggctacactcgtttccaaggtgagtggagcggagaaacgttaggttacactcgtttccaaggtgagtggagtggagaaacgttaggttacactcgtttccaaggtgagtggagcggagaaacgttaggctacactcgtttccaaggtgagtggagcggagaaacgttaggctacactcgtttccaaggtgagtggagaaacgttaggttacactcgtttccaaggtgagtggagtggagaaacgttaggctacactcgtttccaaggtgagtggagaaacgttaggttacactcgtttccaaggtgagtggagaaacgttaggctacactcgtttccaaggtgagtgaagcggagaaacgttaggttacactcgtttccaaggtgagtggagtggagaaacgttaggctacactcgtttccaaggtgagtggagcggagaaacgttaggctacactcgtttccaaggtgagtggagcggagaaacgttaggttacactcgtttccaaggtgagtggagtggagaaacgttaggttacactcgtttccaaggtgagtggagcggagaaacgttaggctacactcgtttccaaggtgagtggagcggagaaacgttaggctacactcgtttccaaggtgagcggagtggagaaacgttaggctacactcgtttccaaggtgagtggagcggacaaacgttaggctacactcgtttccaaggtgagcggagaaacgttaggctacactcgtttccaaggtgagcggagaaacgttaggttacactcgtttccaaggtgagtggagcggagaaacgttaggctacactcgtttccaaggtgagcggagtggagaaacgttaggttacactcgtttccaaggtgagcgGAGAAACGTTAagctacactcgtttccaaggtgagcggagaaacgttaggctacactcgtttccaaggtgagtggagtggagaaacgttaggctacactcgtttccaaggtgagtggagtggagaaacgttaggctatactcgtttccaaggtgagcggagaaacgttaggttacactcgtttccaaggtgagtggagcggagaaacgttaggctacactcgtttccaaggtgagcggagaaacgttaggttacactcgtttccaaggtgagtggagaaacgttaggctacactcgtttccaaggtgagtggagtggagaaacgttaggttacactcgtttccaaggtgagcggagaaacgttaggttacactcgtttccaaggtgagtggagtGGAGTAACGTTaggctacactcgtttccaaggtgagcgGAGTGGAGAAACATTaggctacactcgtttccaaggtgagtggagaaacgttaggctacactcgtttccaaggtgagcggagaaacgttaggttacactcgtttccaaggtgagtggagaaacgttaggttacactcgtttccaaggtgagtggagaaactttaggctacactcgtttccaaggtgagtggagcggagaaacgttaggttacactcgtttccaaggtgagtggagaaacgttaggttacactcgtttccaaggtgagtggagaaacgttaggctacactcgtttccaaggtgagtggagcggagaaacgttaggctacactcgtttccaaggtgagcggagaaacgttaggctacactcgtttccaaggtgagtggagaaacgttaggttacactcgtttccaaggtgagtggagaaacgttaggttacactcgtttccaaggtgagtggagaaacgttaggttacactcgtttccaaggtgagtggagcGGAGAAACATTATgttacactcgtttccaaggtgagtggagaaacgttaggttacactcgtttccaaggtgattggagaaacgttaggctacactcgtttccaaggtgagtggagcGGAGAAACATTATgttacactcgtttccaaggtgagtggagaaacgttaggttacactcgtttccaaggtgagtggagaaacgttaggctacactcgtttccaaggtgagtggagaaacgttaggctacactcgtttccaaggtgagtggagaaacattaggctacactcgtttccaaggtgagtggagaaacgttaggctacactcgtttccaaggtgagtggagaaacgttaggctacactcgtttccaaggtgagtggagaaacgttaggttacgctcgtttccaaggtgagtggagaaacgttaggctacactcgtttccaaggtgagtggagcggagaaacgttaggttacactcgtttccaaggtgagtggagaaacgttaggctacactcgtttccaaggtgagtggagaaacgttaggttacactcgtttccaaggtgagtggagaaacgttaggctacactcgtttccaaggtgagtggagcggagaaacgttaggctacactcgtttccaaggtgagtggagcggagaaacgttaggctacactcgtttccaaggtgagcggagtggagaaacgttaggctacactcgtttccaaggtgagtggagcggacaaacgttaggctacactcgtttccaaggtgagcggagaaacgttaggctacactcgtttccaaggtgagcggagaaacgttaggttacactcgtttccaaggtgagtggagcggagaaacgttaggctacactcgtttccaaggtgagcggagtggagaaacgttaggttacactcgtttccaaggtgagcgGAGAAACGTTAagctacactcgtttccaaggtgagcggagaaacgttaggctacactcgtttccaaggtgagtggagtggagaaacgttaggctacactcgtttccaaggtgagtggagtggagaaacgttaggctatactcgtttccaaggtgagcggagaaacgttaggttacactcgtttccaaggtgagtggagcggagaaacgttaggctacactcgtttccaaggtgagcggagaaacgttaggttacactcgtttccaaggtgagtggagaaacgttaggctacactcgtttccaaggtgagtggagtggagaaacgttaggttacactcgtttccaaggtgagc
Proteins encoded in this window:
- the LOC120039611 gene encoding ubiquitin thioesterase ZRANB1-like codes for the protein MVINVCAAGVVEGNIAAVEAYKSSGGDIARQMTSDEVRLLNRATAFNDGFTLVHLAIRFQRQDMLAILLTEVSQQAAKCIPAMVCGELTEQIRREIAASLHQRKGDFNCYFLSDLVTFTLPADIEDLPTAVQEKLFDEVLDRDVQKELEEESPIINWSLELGTRLDSRLYALWNRTQGDCLLDSVLQATWGIYDKDSVLRKTLHDSLHDCSHWFYTRWKEWESWYSQSFGLHFSLREEQWQEDWAFILSLASQPGASLEQTHIFVLAHILRRPIIVYGVKYYKSFRGETLGYTRFQ